From the genome of uncultured Fusobacterium sp.:
TTGATGTTGCTTTTTAGTTCTAATTTGTAATTCTATATCTAATCCTTTTAAATTAGGGAACCTATTTCCTTGATATCTATAAACTTGATGTATAGAACGATATCCATCAGATTTAGGTTCTAAAATATAGTTTTTTTCTCTAATAAATAAAAAATTATTTTTCCCTTTTTGCCTATAAGTAGAATTTTTTAAACGATCTGCCATAGTATTTACTTGATTTAAAGTTGATAAAACTAATCTAACACCACCTAAATCTTGTATCCTATCTAAATTCATATTTGGAAAACGCTTTAATTTTTTTATTATTGATGGCATTCTCTTTATACGGCGAGAAATTATAAAATCTGAATCTTTCATTTCCTTTACCTGTTTAAAGTTTTTCAAACTGTCTCTAAAAACTCTAGTAAGAGGGCTATAATTTGATCTCAATTCTGAAATTATATTAAAATCTTCAAGAGTAGCTTCATCATTTCGAATTTTATCTCCTAGTTTTTTTAATTGTTTTTTACTAATTTCTAACATTTTCCCTCCTTTTTGTCTTGTTATTTTGATAAGTTCTAATACTATTATGTGGTATTAGAAAATTAAAGTCAAGGGATTTTTAACAATTTGATTAAATTCTAGCTATTGCTTTAATATATTTTTCTCTTAAATAGTATGGTTCTATCCAGTTAAAAATAAATTAGATAACAGGTAAATACTCTTTTTGTTTTAGTTCCTGTAAATCTTTTACTCCAAGTCTTATAAAAACATCTTTTTCTATTTCATGTTTTAACTTAGTTTTAAAATATTTACTGTCTATACCAATAGCTCCCATTCTTCTTGTTGCAGTTTCATCAATTTGATCTTTAATACATTCTAGTGATGTCCACGATATTGGAAATTGATTAATCTCTTTTTTCAAATCTGCAATTTCTGAAAGTAGTTCTGAGTATTGGAGTGCTTCCTGATCCTGTAACTTATTTTCCATTTCTTCAAATTTGTTAATATAAGCCACATTTAGATCAAATGCTTTTTCTACTGCTGAAGAGTAGCCACCAACTAATTGAGCTATTCCCTTTTTTGTAATTAGGTAGTTTCTATATTCTTGTTTATTTTGTGGATGTATATAACTGCTTAAGATATAGAACCCTGCGGAATTTTCCGCAGACCCAAATTTTTTAATGTAACCATCAATTTTCTCTAATAAATCTCTATGATTTACTCCCAATTCTTTAGCTACTCTATTACTAGTGGTAACTAATACACCATTGATATTTTCCACTTGGACAATTAGTGCCATTACTTATTCCCTCCTAGCTTCCAAGCTATTTCTATAGCTAGATTATAGCTTTCTACATAGAAAGGTTGACTAATACTTTTTAAGATAACCTTAAATAAACCATTTTCACATTTAATAATTTCCATATTATTCCCTCCTAAAACTTGTAAATTTGGAGTGAATAGAGTATAATAAAGTTGCTAGGCAGTATTATACTGTATCTCTCCTGTTGGAACTCGTAAGGGAACTAACAGGAGATTTTTTATTTCTTTTTACGGATTATGAGTTGCTCATTTTCTTTATCAAAAATTAACTCTACTGTTTTTTCTTCTTTAGTTATGCCTAATTCACGTAACCATGGTTTTGGTAAAGATATTCTTGTAGCTTCTCCATTTCCAGCTTTGTAAAAAGAAATATTTAATTCTCTTTTTTCCATAAAGTTCTCCTTTGTTTGTCCCTAATTAATAATACAATGTTAGGGACAAATTGTCAATAATTTTTTATTAATAAATATTTAAAGTTATAAAATATCTCTTATTCTATAAAATCTATTTACCTTTAAAATTGCCTCCACTTCCTAACGGTCAGGCTGATGGTCGTACTGTATATAAAAAATAATAAGATAATTAAGATTAGAGAGGTTTTTAAATCTCTCTTTTTACTTTATCTTTATTTTCAAAAATTTGACTTTTTAATATATAATTGCTATAATTAAATTACCTAGAACCCGTTTGGGTACTTATAGTTGTTTAGATATTAATAAAATTCGTTATGAACTAAGCTTTCACTTCGGTGGAGGCTTATTTCATATTTATAAGGAGTAACGATCCTTATAAATAGTAGATCTAAACACTATAAGGAGGTACAGAGATGACTATAACAGTTCATCAACTAACAATTAACTTTGATGGAGGAACAATTCTTCTAGGTGGATTCTTTCTTCTCATCTTTATTCTGTTAGTAAAGAAGTACAGGTAGTCAGTTCTGACCTTACACCCTACGGGGTCTTTTTTATTTATATTCTTATTTTAAATAGTTAACTCCTTATGCCAAAACTAGATTTTTTAAAAAAATAATGCTCTATTGTAATTAGTATGGAAAATGTAAATAAAGTAAAATTTCTAGTATAAAGTGTTTAAAAAAAGTGAATAAAAAATATACATTTTAGACATAAAACTAGAATTAGAGAATATAACAAACGAAAAAACTCTTTACTTTTTTTAGAAAATAAAGTATACTATATCAGAAAAATTATTTTTAATAGGAGAGAAATATGAATAAGAAGTTAGCAATATTTTTAGTAATGTTTTCTCTATTTTTTATCTTTGGATTTAAAAATCAAAAGAATTTTTTAAATCATACTAATATTATTAAAAAGGTTGAAGAGGTTAAGAACGAAGAAAAATCAGTTAGTAATGAGATAGACAGCGATGCAATACAAGATAAAGAGAAAGTTGCACAAATTACACAAAATGAAGTAAAAAATAGTGATTATATTCAAAGAGAGGTAGATTTAAGGGAATTATCTTCTATCGAGAGAAAAAAAGCCTTTGTTGAGATGCTTTTACCTGCTATAAATGAGGTACATGAAGAGATAAAGGAAAACAAAGCTATAGTTGAAAAACTAGCTATAAAGGAGGACTTAACTCCAGAAGAAAAAGAGTTTTGTGAAAAACTTTTTAAAACATACAAAGTTGAATATGGAAACTGGAAAGAACTTCAAGGAAAGATGGTTATATATCCAGCTTCTTTAATTTTAACTCAAGGAGCATTAGAGAGCGGTTGGGGAACATCGAGATTTTTTAGAGAGGGAAACAACATTTTTGGAATGTGGTCAACTAACCCTAACGAGCCTAGAATTGCAGCCAATGGAATAAGAGAGAATGGATTTGTTCCACATTTAAGAAAATATGATACTATTGAGGAATCTGTAAAGGATATAGTTATGACTATCTCTGTTTCAGACGCCTACAAAACAGTTAGAAAATTATTAAATGAAGATAAAGCACCTAGAGAGGTAGCTTATGGATTGATTAAATACTCTGAAGAGGGAACTAAATATGTAGAGAAAGTTCAAAAAACTTTAGAGTACAACGATTTTGAAAAATATGATATTTAATTTAAAGATAAAAATAGAGATAAAGAGAGTGTTTATTTTAACACTCTCTTTTTATTTACTTATAAAGTGTATCTACTCAGCTGATCAAATTCTATAAAAAATTAGCTAGCTTAAAGTTTAATTTTTATAATACTAGGTTATCTTTTAAAGTTCAGTTTTCAAAACTTATATTTTTAATATCAACTAGCCTTCATACTAGGGAATAAAGAATCCCTATGGCTCATTCCGTTGAAAATGCAAAACTCGCTTCGCAAGCTTCGCTCAAACACGTTGCATTTTCTTAACTGCATTTCGCTGAGGGATTCTAATATTCTCTAGTGAATTACGGCTTTAGTTGATATTGGGATAAAATTTTGCTTTTTATAATATTTATAGGTAATAGGTGAGTAGTTACCTCTTTTTATTATAAAAAATGCACCTTTACAGATGCATTTTTCTTTATTTATAAAGTTTTAGCCACTTCTTCAACTTTCTTTTTAAACTCTGTTATATCTTTTATAACTTTTTTATAATCAACTGTTTTGATCTCTTTATCTTCAACAATTACCTTTCCATTTACTATAACAGTATCAACATTACTTGCATTTGCTGAATAAACTAATGCTGAATATGGATCATAAATTGGGTTCATATTAACTGATTTTGTTTCTACTATTACAATATCAGCTAATTTCCCATTTTCTAAACTTCCTAAATCATTTTCTCTATGAATAGCTCTAGCTCCACCTATTGTTGCCATCTCTACAGCTTTCTTTGGAGGTAATGCCGATCTATCTTTAGAATTTAATTTATGGATTTTTGCCACATATCCTAATTGTCCAATAATATCTAGTGTATTTCCACTCATAGGTCCATCAGTTCCTAAACCAACTCTTAACCCATTATCGTGCATTTTTAGTGCTGGAGAGATTCCCTTAGCAGATTTTACATTAGCTACCATGTTATGAGCTATTCCTACATCTCTTTTCTTTAAAATCTCTATATCATTATCTGTTACAAAAATATTGTGTGCTGATATAAATCTTTCATTTAATAATCCTAAAGAATCTAAGTATTCAACTGGTGTCATATTAAATTCTTTTTGGAATTTTTCAAACTCTTTATCTGTTTCAGCAACGTGCATTGATACAGGGGCATTATATTTTTCAGAAACTCTTTTTATCTCTAGTAACTCCTCTTTAGTAACTGTATTTGGTGCATGAGGTGCAAGTCCCGGAGTTATTAATTCATCATTTTGATATTTTTCAATAAGGGCAATAGCTCTATTTAAAGTTTCTCCCTTAGTTTTTCCATCAGCAGTTGGATATTTTATTATATTTTGTGTCATTATTCCTCTAAGTCCAACCTCTTTTACAGCTTCAACGGCACTATCCTCAAACAGATACATATCCACCATAGTTGTTACTCCACCAAGAGCCATCTCCATAGTTCCATGTTTTGCTCCTAAATAAGCCATTTCAGGACTAACCATTTTATTTTCTAGAGGGAAAATATATCTATTTAATCTATCAGGCACATCATCAGCTAAAGATCTAAATACAGTCATTGCTACATGAGTATGAGTGTTTATCATTCCCGGCATAACTATACCATCTTCAGCGTCAATTACTTTTTTAGCACTATATTGTTTTAATAGTTCCTCGTCTCCAACAGAGATTATCTTATTGTTTTTTATAACAACAACTCCATTTTCTATAACATCTCTTTTTTCATTCATAGTTAGAACAGTTCCATTTTTTATAATGATACTTGCCTCTTCCTTTCTTTCAACTAAAGAAGTACAACCTACAAAAAACATACTTCCAACTAAAACTAAATTTTTTAAATATTTTTTCACAAAATCCTCCTAAATATATTATTGCTAAATTTAAAATTGAGTATAAAATTTTGTCTATACTCAAAACTTTATGTAAAGTCTATCAATAATATCACATTTTAAATACTTTTTCAAGTAAAAAATATATGCCGTATTCTTTTTTTGTTTATAAATAGGTAGAAAGATTTGTTTTTATCTCAAAAAATATTTTTCAACTCTATTCAATATCTATTTTTAACTCTTTGTAGTAATATTTTATATCCTTTTCTCCTATTTCTCTCAATACTCTACATGGATTACCAACAGCAACTACATTTTCAGGAATATCTTTTGTCACTACACTTCCAGCCCCAATTACACTATTTTTTCCTATTTTTACTCCCGGTAGGATAATTGCCCCACCACCTATCCAAACATTATCTCCAATATAAACTGGAACATTAAATTGAGCCTGTTTTTTTCTAATAATTGGATTTACAGGGTGAGTTCCTGCATCTATAATCACATTTGGTCCAATTAAAACATTATTTCCTATATAGATATCTGTATCATCTACCAATGTTAAATTAAAATTAGCATATACACTATCTCCTAAGTGTGTATTTTTCCCCCAATTAGCATGAAGAGGTGGCTCTATATAGCAATTTTCCCCAACTTCTGCCAATAATTTTTCCATTATCTCCTCTCTTTTTTTCATTTCACTTGGTCTTGTCATATTAAAATCATAAAGCAGATCTAAACATTCTAATTGCTCTCTCATTATATCCTCATCGTTACTATAATATAGTTTCATATTTTTCATTCTCTCTCTTATATCCATTTTAATCTCCTCTATATCTATAAATTAAAAAAAGACTGCACAAATTGATAATTTTAAACTATCAATTTGTAACAGCCTCATTTTATTAATTTAACAAGTTTAATCTTTTAAGCTCTTCTCATATTTATTGTATTTCCATAATGCCCAACCTAGGAAAAGCACAACTCCTCCTACATTATATACCAATGTTAATACAATGCTTTGTCCTTCTGGGAAAATTGCTGCAACAAAGGCTATTGCAAAGATTATCAATAGAACTCCTGTTATAAATAATCCCACTGTTCTATTACCCATTTTAAAACTTCTTTCAAGATGATCTTTATTAAGTCTTAAATTAAAGTATGCTAACATTATGAAAAGTGGTGGCATCAATGAAGTAGCTGCTGTCATATTTATAATTATTCCTAATAATTGGTTAATATCTTTTACTCCAAAACATGGAATTAAAAGTAATGGAATTACTATGAAGAATTGAATCCATGTTGCTCTTACAGGAATACCATGTTCATTTAATTTTACTGTTTCCTTTCCAAAGATCCCCTCTGGTATTTCAGAGAAGAACACTTTTACTGGAGCAGATGTCCAAATCATTAATGCTCCTAAAGCTGATGATAGCATAACCAATCCTATAAAGTGATAGATCAATTTAGCATTGATACCAAAATGTGTTCCTAATCCAGCAAATACTTGGAAAATTCCTGAAGTATATGTCAATGATTCACGAGGAGTAAACACATTTACTAATAGTGATCCAACTGAGTACAATCCTCCAATTGTTAATCCTGCCAAAATAATTGTTCTAACAAAAGCCTTTGAACCACCTTTTAAGTCATTTACATATACTCCGATAGATTCAGAACCACCAGCAGCAAAGAATATCCAAGCCATTGTTCCCATAAACTTCCAGTTAAAATTTGGTGTTACTCTTTCTAATGTTATTGGAGTAACTGGCTCTACTCCTCCAAGTAAAGCCCCTCCACATAGAATTATAAATATAATTGATGTCCCTAACATCAATGAACTTCCAAAACTTGTGATATGCCCTATCCAACTTGCTCCCTTTGTAGAAACCCAAGTTGAAATCGTAAATATTATAATTGAAAGTACTGATACTGTCACTGGTGAGAAAACATATTCATAACCAAAGAATGTATATGAAGCATAAACTAATATACTTGGCAACAATGATGTAAAGTAGAATAAGTTAACAAACCAATATGAGTAAGCAGCTAAGAACGCCCATTTAGGTCCCAATGATGATTTTACCCATTGATATACTCCAGATTCAGAATCTTTATTCAAACTTACAAATTCAGCTATTATAAATACAAATGGTGTAAAGTAGAATAGTGTTGCAAATAAAAATCCAGTTGCTGATGCCATTCCAATCTCTATATTGTTATTGACAACGTTTCTAAAATTAAATACTGCAGCTATTGTCATAGATAACAGTGCAAATTTTCCAATTCTTGCTCTCTCTGTCATTTCTGCCCTCCAAACTATTTATTTAAGAAATAGTTATCTTCAACAGTAACTCTGATAACTAATTTCTTAGCCCCACCAGAACATTTAACTGCCTCATTAATTTCAACAATAACCATTTCCCCTTGTTTAATTTCATATTTTTCCCCAAATCCATTAAAAAACTCTCTATCAGTTTCATCACTATATTTTTCTACTAAATCTAGATTTTTTTTAGGAGCGATTTCAACCTCTTCTCCCCCTTCTAAATAGTAGAAAATATCCATGTATCTTCTGTGTCCACAAAATTTTTCTTCTTTCTTAGAATCTGTAATCATGTAAGCTAGAGAATCTCCAATGCTATAAAATACATTCTCTTGAATATTCGGAATATTATTGATTGCCTCAGCACATCTTATCCATTTTTTTCCTGTTCTAAATATACTTTTAAATTCATCAAATGAGCTTAGTCTTAACATTTTTTCCTCCCTACTATTAATATTCAAATTTTGATAGAGTTACTTCATTGTTATTCCATTTATCAAATGGTAATATTGTGAAGCTATATTCAAAATCTCTAAAGAAAACTCTATAGCTATCTAAAACTTCTGATCCCCAAGAGTTAGATCCTAAACCTAATACTTTATGATCTATATTTAATGTTATATAGTCAGCTTTAACTAATTTATCTGTATGTGTTGCCTCATGGATATTTTCTTGTGTATAGTTCCATGCACTAAAGTTAAATCTCTCTTTAGCTACAACAAAGATTCCTTTTCCATAATGATTTGTCATTGAGAACCATTTTGTATCTTGTCTATTTCCATTATCTTGTGGGTATGGATAGTTAAAGAACATTCCATCAACACTGTTTTTGTATACTCCTATAATATTTGATCTACAAGAATCTTGATAGTTTTCTTCAGGTCCTCTTCCATAGTATTTTACAGTTTGGAAATCTTTATTGATTCCTAATTCAAATCCAATTTTTGGAATTATATCATCATAGTTTCCATATTTTTCTCCAGAAACTGTAATATTGATTTGTCCCTCTTGAGCAATTTCATATACATATTTACATCTCATACCAAAATCAAATACAGGCGGTGCAATTAAAGAGTTTACTTCAACTATAACCTTTCTATTTTCCTCTTTAACATCCATATTTCTAAAGTGTTCTTGCATAATTTGTAAGTGGTTAGGATGCCATAGATCATCATACTCTTGTTCATGGTTATCTATCATAGGTTTAAAGAAATTGATTTTAGGTGTTCTTGCTATAATCTCATTTCCATTATCTATCCAAGAAGTAAGTTTTCCATTTACCTTTGAGAATGTCACTTGGAAAGTTGCCCCTACTATTTTATGTTCCAATCTGTCTTCTACAACTTGTAATTTTTCAGAGTTGTAATTTTCATATTTTAACTCCTCTAATTTTCTATCTTGAAGTTTAAATTGGTATACTCCAATTTCATAATTTTCTTGAGAGTAAAGAGTTTTACTATCTTTTTTAACTCTAAAGTTTACAAAGATCTCTCTTTCATCTTCAGGAATTTCAACTGTTATCTCTGATTTTTCCTCTGGATTTAATCCTTTTATTTTAAATAATTTTTCTGATAAAACTTCATCTTCAGCAACTATTTGTGCATGAATTGTTATATCATCTAAGTTAGAGAACCAATATCTATTTTCTACTTCATATTTTCCTATCTCTTTTTCTCTGATTTTTACTGGAGATATTACTTGCTTATATTCTGTTAATCCTTGAGTAGGAGTTTGATCTGAAAGTAACATTCCATCCATACAGAAGTTATTATTATTAGGATAATCTCCAAAGTCTCCACCATATCTATAAACTTTTTTATCTTTTATAGTTTTATCTAAGATTCCATGATCGATCCATTCCCAAATAAAGTGCCCTTGTAAGCATCTATGTTTATCAAAAACATTTTGATACTCTTGAAGTCCCCCTGGTCCATTTCCCATAGAGTGTGCATATTCACAAATAACTCTTGGTTTTGGATGTGGATTTTCTCCAAAATGATTCATTATTTGAACTCTTGAATACATAGTACTGATTATATCCACAACTTCAGCATCTCTATCTTCTTCGTAATGAACTAATCTTGTATCATCAATCTCTTTTGCTTTGTGATACATAGCTCTTATATTTACTCCATATCCTGATTCATTTCCTAAAGACCAGATGATTATACTTGGGTGATTTTTTTGAGCATGAACATGTCTTTCAATTCTATCAACATAAGTATCTTTCCACTCTATATCATCTGTTATTTTGCTGATATTTCCTATATTTGCAAATCCATGTGATTCTAAGTCAGTTTCAGCCATAACAAATAATCCATAGATATCACATAACTCATAGAATCTTGGATCGTTAGGGTAGTGAGAAGTTCTTACAGCATTTACATTGTGAAGTTTCATTAACTCAATATCTTTTACTGCTCTATCTATGTTTATTGCTCTCCCACTTTCAGGATCATCATCATGTCTATTTACCCCATGAAGTTTTAAATATTTACCATTTACATAGAAAATTCCATTTTTTACCTCTATTTGTCTAAATCCAACTCTTTGAGGAATAGTTTCTTTTACATTTCCATTTTCATCAATTAATTCTAAAATTAAGTTATATAAGTTAGGGTTTTCAGCGTCCCATTTTTTAGGATTTTTTACCTCTTTTGCTATTTGAATA
Proteins encoded in this window:
- a CDS encoding Rha family transcriptional regulator, with product MALIVQVENINGVLVTTSNRVAKELGVNHRDLLEKIDGYIKKFGSAENSAGFYILSSYIHPQNKQEYRNYLITKKGIAQLVGGYSSAVEKAFDLNVAYINKFEEMENKLQDQEALQYSELLSEIADLKKEINQFPISWTSLECIKDQIDETATRRMGAIGIDSKYFKTKLKHEIEKDVFIRLGVKDLQELKQKEYLPVI
- a CDS encoding RelA/SpoT domain-containing protein, giving the protein MLEISKKQLKKLGDKIRNDEATLEDFNIISELRSNYSPLTRVFRDSLKNFKQVKEMKDSDFIISRRIKRMPSIIKKLKRFPNMNLDRIQDLGGVRLVLSTLNQVNTMADRLKNSTYRQKGKNNFLFIREKNYILEPKSDGYRSIHQVYRYQGNRFPNLKGLDIELQIRTKKQHQWATAVEILDMVLNSSLKTVIAEDHYKLFFRLCSCAIAH
- a CDS encoding beta-galactosidase subunit beta; the encoded protein is MLRLSSFDEFKSIFRTGKKWIRCAEAINNIPNIQENVFYSIGDSLAYMITDSKKEEKFCGHRRYMDIFYYLEGGEEVEIAPKKNLDLVEKYSDETDREFFNGFGEKYEIKQGEMVIVEINEAVKCSGGAKKLVIRVTVEDNYFLNK
- a CDS encoding amino acid permease, which codes for MTERARIGKFALLSMTIAAVFNFRNVVNNNIEIGMASATGFLFATLFYFTPFVFIIAEFVSLNKDSESGVYQWVKSSLGPKWAFLAAYSYWFVNLFYFTSLLPSILVYASYTFFGYEYVFSPVTVSVLSIIIFTISTWVSTKGASWIGHITSFGSSLMLGTSIIFIILCGGALLGGVEPVTPITLERVTPNFNWKFMGTMAWIFFAAGGSESIGVYVNDLKGGSKAFVRTIILAGLTIGGLYSVGSLLVNVFTPRESLTYTSGIFQVFAGLGTHFGINAKLIYHFIGLVMLSSALGALMIWTSAPVKVFFSEIPEGIFGKETVKLNEHGIPVRATWIQFFIVIPLLLIPCFGVKDINQLLGIIINMTAATSLMPPLFIMLAYFNLRLNKDHLERSFKMGNRTVGLFITGVLLIIFAIAFVAAIFPEGQSIVLTLVYNVGGVVLFLGWALWKYNKYEKSLKD
- a CDS encoding amidohydrolase; translation: MKKYLKNLVLVGSMFFVGCTSLVERKEEASIIIKNGTVLTMNEKRDVIENGVVVIKNNKIISVGDEELLKQYSAKKVIDAEDGIVMPGMINTHTHVAMTVFRSLADDVPDRLNRYIFPLENKMVSPEMAYLGAKHGTMEMALGGVTTMVDMYLFEDSAVEAVKEVGLRGIMTQNIIKYPTADGKTKGETLNRAIALIEKYQNDELITPGLAPHAPNTVTKEELLEIKRVSEKYNAPVSMHVAETDKEFEKFQKEFNMTPVEYLDSLGLLNERFISAHNIFVTDNDIEILKKRDVGIAHNMVANVKSAKGISPALKMHDNGLRVGLGTDGPMSGNTLDIIGQLGYVAKIHKLNSKDRSALPPKKAVEMATIGGARAIHRENDLGSLENGKLADIVIVETKSVNMNPIYDPYSALVYSANASNVDTVIVNGKVIVEDKEIKTVDYKKVIKDITEFKKKVEEVAKTL
- a CDS encoding glucosaminidase domain-containing protein, giving the protein MNKKLAIFLVMFSLFFIFGFKNQKNFLNHTNIIKKVEEVKNEEKSVSNEIDSDAIQDKEKVAQITQNEVKNSDYIQREVDLRELSSIERKKAFVEMLLPAINEVHEEIKENKAIVEKLAIKEDLTPEEKEFCEKLFKTYKVEYGNWKELQGKMVIYPASLILTQGALESGWGTSRFFREGNNIFGMWSTNPNEPRIAANGIRENGFVPHLRKYDTIEESVKDIVMTISVSDAYKTVRKLLNEDKAPREVAYGLIKYSEEGTKYVEKVQKTLEYNDFEKYDI
- a CDS encoding AbrB/MazE/SpoVT family DNA-binding domain-containing protein, with the protein product MEKRELNISFYKAGNGEATRISLPKPWLRELGITKEEKTVELIFDKENEQLIIRKKK
- the ebgA gene encoding beta-galactosidase subunit alpha; the protein is MKNKNWENFKKTHENRLAPRAYFFSYDSIEKALTYQRANSKEFMLLSGMWSFNFFENPMLVPEEFYNSKMADWNKINVPSIWQMEGYGKLQYTDEGFPFPVDVPFVPTDNPTGAYQRTFYLNDNWTDKQVLIKFDGVETYFEVYINGNYVGFSKGSRLTAEFDISKYLVKGENLISVKVLQWADSTYIEDQDMWWTAGILRDIYLIGREKVHVNDFFIKTTFDEKYEDATLSCNLTLENISGKISKNNTVQYRLLDGKDEIFKDKIENIDIDSIKNIQIAKEVKNPKKWDAENPNLYNLILELIDENGNVKETIPQRVGFRQIEVKNGIFYVNGKYLKLHGVNRHDDDPESGRAINIDRAVKDIELMKLHNVNAVRTSHYPNDPRFYELCDIYGLFVMAETDLESHGFANIGNISKITDDIEWKDTYVDRIERHVHAQKNHPSIIIWSLGNESGYGVNIRAMYHKAKEIDDTRLVHYEEDRDAEVVDIISTMYSRVQIMNHFGENPHPKPRVICEYAHSMGNGPGGLQEYQNVFDKHRCLQGHFIWEWIDHGILDKTIKDKKVYRYGGDFGDYPNNNNFCMDGMLLSDQTPTQGLTEYKQVISPVKIREKEIGKYEVENRYWFSNLDDITIHAQIVAEDEVLSEKLFKIKGLNPEEKSEITVEIPEDEREIFVNFRVKKDSKTLYSQENYEIGVYQFKLQDRKLEELKYENYNSEKLQVVEDRLEHKIVGATFQVTFSKVNGKLTSWIDNGNEIIARTPKINFFKPMIDNHEQEYDDLWHPNHLQIMQEHFRNMDVKEENRKVIVEVNSLIAPPVFDFGMRCKYVYEIAQEGQINITVSGEKYGNYDDIIPKIGFELGINKDFQTVKYYGRGPEENYQDSCRSNIIGVYKNSVDGMFFNYPYPQDNGNRQDTKWFSMTNHYGKGIFVVAKERFNFSAWNYTQENIHEATHTDKLVKADYITLNIDHKVLGLGSNSWGSEVLDSYRVFFRDFEYSFTILPFDKWNNNEVTLSKFEY
- a CDS encoding sugar O-acetyltransferase, yielding MDIRERMKNMKLYYSNDEDIMREQLECLDLLYDFNMTRPSEMKKREEIMEKLLAEVGENCYIEPPLHANWGKNTHLGDSVYANFNLTLVDDTDIYIGNNVLIGPNVIIDAGTHPVNPIIRKKQAQFNVPVYIGDNVWIGGGAIILPGVKIGKNSVIGAGSVVTKDIPENVVAVGNPCRVLREIGEKDIKYYYKELKIDIE